In a genomic window of Spirosoma agri:
- a CDS encoding ThuA domain-containing protein: MRLATPFRIHSFILTIVLGLVLSTTAVFAQASPDRVLVFSKTATFRHQSIPAGQQALFKMGKENGFLVDTTENAANFTDDNLKRYKAIIFLSTTGNVFNEAQKAAFQKYIQAGGGFVGIHAASDTEHDWPWYGQLVGAYFINHPGMYVGENGKRSSNVQDGEAYAVDKKNPSMFGFPDRWKIKDEFYNFSEFKSPVNVLVKLDEKSYVDGKMGDNHPMAWYHEFEKGKIFYTAFGHTDEMYSNPVFLKHLLGGLQYVKTTAK, from the coding sequence ATGCGTTTAGCGACTCCATTTCGTATTCATTCCTTCATACTCACCATCGTTCTTGGTCTGGTCCTGTCCACAACAGCGGTATTCGCCCAGGCATCGCCCGACCGGGTTCTGGTCTTTTCTAAAACAGCTACATTCCGGCATCAATCCATTCCAGCCGGACAACAGGCCCTGTTCAAGATGGGCAAGGAAAATGGCTTCCTGGTCGACACGACGGAAAATGCGGCCAACTTTACGGACGACAACCTGAAGCGATACAAGGCGATTATTTTTCTGAGTACCACCGGCAACGTGTTTAACGAAGCCCAGAAAGCCGCCTTTCAGAAATACATTCAGGCCGGGGGCGGTTTTGTCGGTATTCACGCGGCCTCTGATACGGAACATGACTGGCCGTGGTATGGTCAGTTGGTGGGCGCTTATTTCATCAACCACCCCGGCATGTACGTCGGCGAAAACGGAAAGCGTAGTTCCAATGTGCAGGATGGTGAAGCGTATGCGGTGGACAAAAAGAACCCGTCCATGTTCGGATTTCCAGATCGCTGGAAGATCAAAGATGAATTCTATAATTTCTCCGAATTCAAATCACCCGTCAACGTGCTGGTCAAGCTCGACGAGAAAAGTTACGTAGACGGGAAGATGGGCGATAATCACCCAATGGCCTGGTATCACGAATTCGAAAAAGGTAAGATCTTTTACACCGCCTTCGGTCACACCGACGAGATGTATAGCAACCCCGTTTTCCTGAAGCATTTGCTCGGCGGTCTTCAGTACGTGAAAACGACGGCTAAATAA
- a CDS encoding sugar phosphate isomerase/epimerase family protein: MTSRRRFLRDTGALALGGLALPTFTNAHGLFASAPSYPIGIQLFTLFGPMNEDPKGTLEKVAAVGYKEVESAFSLRGGYYGYTAKEFKSLVSGLGMTWRAHHAGGAPFRPRPAATPPAGGGSGAGTPPAGGQAPAGGAQRPAMDFSKMPPMLNLRDNYQQLVDQAVEGGLSYLVCASTPVSTIDEINKSIEVFQKTGEAAKKAGIGFAYHNHATEFDPVDGGKTPYELILSQTDKDLVKMELDLAWATKAGKDPVALFKEQPGRFPLWHIKDIKDDKKTITEVGNGMVDFKRIFAAAKTAGLKYFFVEQDMAPLGVESITTSYTNLKKVLA, encoded by the coding sequence ATGACATCAAGAAGACGCTTTCTCCGCGATACGGGCGCTTTAGCTTTGGGTGGTCTCGCGCTGCCAACATTTACCAATGCACACGGTCTTTTCGCTAGTGCCCCCTCCTATCCCATTGGTATCCAGTTGTTCACCCTCTTCGGGCCCATGAACGAAGATCCAAAGGGTACATTGGAAAAAGTAGCGGCCGTCGGGTATAAAGAAGTTGAGTCGGCGTTTAGTTTGCGGGGTGGTTACTACGGCTACACGGCCAAAGAATTCAAATCACTCGTGTCGGGACTAGGCATGACCTGGCGGGCACACCATGCGGGCGGTGCTCCTTTCCGGCCACGACCAGCGGCAACCCCACCGGCGGGCGGTGGCTCCGGTGCCGGAACGCCACCCGCCGGTGGACAAGCTCCAGCCGGTGGTGCGCAGCGGCCAGCGATGGATTTTTCCAAAATGCCACCCATGCTGAACCTGCGCGACAACTACCAGCAGTTAGTCGATCAAGCGGTCGAGGGTGGGCTGTCGTACCTGGTTTGCGCCAGTACCCCGGTCAGCACCATTGATGAGATCAATAAGTCGATCGAGGTGTTTCAGAAAACGGGTGAAGCAGCCAAGAAAGCGGGTATTGGCTTCGCGTACCACAACCACGCGACCGAGTTCGACCCCGTCGATGGGGGTAAAACACCGTACGAGCTGATCCTGTCCCAAACTGATAAAGACCTGGTCAAGATGGAACTGGATCTGGCCTGGGCCACCAAAGCCGGCAAAGATCCCGTCGCGTTATTTAAGGAACAGCCGGGACGCTTTCCACTCTGGCACATTAAAGATATCAAGGACGACAAGAAAACGATTACCGAAGTAGGTAACGGCATGGTCGATTTCAAACGGATATTTGCGGCTGCCAAAACGGCGGGGCTGAAATACTTCTTCGTGGAACAGGACATGGCTCCGTTAGGTGTCGAAAGCATCACGACCAGCTACACAAACCTCAAAAAAGTGTTGGCGTAA
- a CDS encoding TonB-dependent receptor domain-containing protein, with amino-acid sequence MSKQLLFLLLTLGLWSGLTEIRTTYAQFGPPGGGPGGPPGMGQDDRRKKTEFTGTTEDAPKGNGKITGLLVDSTSGKPVEFATIALINTKTNKPIDGTTSDAKGNFSMTKLAPGNYRLQYSFIGYKNKDSQAFTIDKGTVLNMGSVKLPADIRTLNEVVVTGQAALIEEKVDRLVFNADKDMTSKGGDASDVLKRVPMLSVDLDGNVSLRGSQNIRVLINNKPSTIVASSVADALKQIPADMIKTVEVITSPSAKYDAEGAAGIINIVTKKITLHGLTLNVDAGAGLRASNLGLNGSYRQGKLGISLGGFGRAMYNRASSTLDQTTLVGTQQQRTSQQTTAFDKPVFGQYTLGFDYDLAKNQSLSANVRYGTRNFVQQQQQFTNTYSGNASSLDSLLSMTNRDVDRKDLSNSVDMNLDYVRTFKPQQEWSISTQYSRTGLTNNFYADLLGQTGELLGRQQNLNNNTNKELTFQTDYQTPIKKNQLLEFGGKAIMRQVDSRYQYLIGSSTGSLLNDPNNLPGSLAYSQNIGAGYISYTYVTPSKFTFKVGTRYEHTGITANQVTEQSTSKPLNIPSYSNLVPSVNVSKSLKGGTTLKAGYNRRIQRPGLQQLNPNVNAANPQMIMVGNPNLSPELTDNVELSMSSTIKKTYINAALFGRLTNNAITQIRIPSDSIAGAIITTYQNIGVQRTVGANIFFNTSITSKWSVNGGLDSYYVYMQGLTQGADGKSITISNTGVSLGGRLMSQLQMNKGWSAQLFSFFRGPSPQLQGTMGSFYMYSLGVRKDLASKRGSIGLAAENFVGNGVIMRTTLNTPVLSQVNVNHLYNSNLKLTFTYRIGKMTFEDKPRKSRSVSNDDVKGEGDGGGQQQQAAPAGGRPK; translated from the coding sequence ATGAGTAAACAACTCCTGTTTCTGCTGCTGACACTGGGCCTTTGGAGTGGCCTGACCGAGATCCGGACAACCTACGCTCAATTTGGTCCTCCGGGTGGTGGACCGGGCGGCCCTCCGGGTATGGGGCAAGATGACCGACGTAAAAAAACGGAGTTTACCGGTACAACGGAAGATGCGCCAAAAGGCAACGGCAAAATAACGGGACTGCTGGTCGATTCGACCTCCGGTAAGCCCGTCGAATTTGCGACCATTGCGCTCATCAACACGAAAACCAATAAACCCATCGACGGTACGACCTCAGATGCCAAGGGAAACTTCTCGATGACCAAACTAGCACCGGGCAACTACCGGCTCCAATACTCGTTCATCGGCTACAAAAATAAAGACTCTCAAGCCTTTACCATTGACAAAGGCACGGTCCTCAATATGGGATCGGTGAAGCTTCCCGCCGATATCCGTACGCTGAACGAAGTAGTCGTGACGGGCCAGGCTGCCCTTATCGAAGAAAAAGTGGACCGGCTCGTCTTCAACGCCGACAAAGATATGACCTCAAAAGGCGGTGATGCGAGCGACGTCCTGAAACGTGTCCCGATGCTGTCGGTCGATCTGGACGGCAACGTTAGCTTGCGGGGTAGTCAGAACATTCGGGTCCTGATCAATAACAAACCGTCTACGATCGTCGCCAGTAGTGTTGCCGATGCGCTCAAGCAGATTCCCGCCGATATGATCAAAACGGTGGAGGTGATCACCAGCCCATCGGCCAAATACGACGCCGAAGGAGCCGCCGGAATTATCAACATCGTAACGAAAAAGATTACGCTGCACGGCCTGACGCTGAACGTGGATGCCGGAGCCGGACTACGCGCATCGAACCTCGGCCTGAACGGTTCCTACCGGCAGGGTAAACTAGGCATCAGTCTCGGTGGTTTTGGACGGGCCATGTACAACCGGGCCTCCTCGACGCTGGATCAGACGACGCTGGTTGGCACGCAGCAGCAACGCACCAGCCAGCAGACTACAGCGTTTGATAAACCCGTATTCGGTCAGTACACGCTGGGCTTCGATTATGATCTGGCTAAAAATCAGTCGCTGTCGGCCAATGTTCGTTACGGAACCCGCAATTTCGTTCAGCAACAACAACAGTTCACCAACACCTATTCCGGCAACGCGTCGAGTCTGGACTCACTCCTGAGCATGACCAACCGCGACGTGGACCGGAAAGATTTATCCAATTCGGTCGATATGAATCTGGACTATGTCCGGACGTTTAAACCGCAGCAGGAATGGTCGATTTCAACGCAGTACAGCCGTACCGGTCTGACCAACAATTTCTACGCGGATTTGCTGGGCCAGACGGGTGAGCTACTGGGTCGTCAGCAGAACCTGAACAACAACACCAACAAAGAGCTGACATTCCAGACGGATTACCAGACCCCGATCAAGAAAAATCAGCTGCTCGAATTTGGGGGAAAAGCCATTATGCGGCAGGTAGACAGCCGCTATCAGTACCTGATCGGCAGCTCTACCGGAAGCCTGCTCAATGATCCGAATAATTTACCGGGATCACTCGCTTATAGCCAGAACATCGGCGCAGGTTATATCTCGTACACGTACGTAACGCCTAGCAAATTCACGTTCAAGGTAGGAACCCGCTACGAACACACCGGCATAACTGCCAACCAGGTGACGGAACAGAGTACCAGCAAACCCCTCAACATTCCAAGCTACAGCAACCTGGTTCCGAGCGTCAACGTATCGAAGAGTCTGAAAGGCGGCACGACCCTCAAAGCGGGTTACAACCGGCGGATTCAGCGGCCCGGTCTGCAACAGCTGAACCCAAACGTTAACGCAGCCAACCCACAGATGATTATGGTGGGCAACCCGAACCTGAGTCCCGAACTAACCGACAACGTGGAGCTGAGCATGAGTTCGACGATAAAGAAAACGTACATCAATGCCGCGCTGTTCGGCCGACTGACCAATAACGCCATTACACAAATCCGGATCCCATCGGATTCAATTGCCGGGGCCATCATCACGACGTATCAGAACATTGGCGTGCAGCGGACCGTTGGAGCCAACATCTTTTTCAATACCAGCATTACGTCAAAATGGAGCGTCAACGGCGGTCTGGATAGTTACTACGTGTATATGCAGGGGCTGACACAGGGCGCAGACGGCAAATCGATCACCATCAGCAATACGGGCGTTAGCCTTGGTGGACGGTTGATGAGTCAGTTGCAGATGAACAAAGGCTGGAGTGCACAGCTGTTCAGCTTCTTCCGGGGACCAAGCCCCCAATTGCAGGGAACAATGGGTAGCTTTTACATGTATTCGCTGGGTGTTCGGAAAGATCTGGCCAGCAAGCGGGGTAGCATCGGTCTGGCGGCTGAGAACTTCGTCGGCAATGGCGTCATCATGCGTACCACGCTGAACACACCCGTCCTGTCGCAAGTCAACGTGAATCACCTGTACAACTCGAACCTGAAATTGACGTTCACCTACCGCATCGGCAAAATGACCTTTGAGGATAAACCACGCAAATCCCGCTCCGTTAGCAATGACGACGTAAAAGGAGAAGGAGATGGTGGTGGCCAGCAGCAACAGGCAGCACCCGCCGGCGGACGCCCTAAATAG
- a CDS encoding sensor histidine kinase, with translation MAVTRFSRRYVTLLIHILGWGLLGYLLFFTPSFGSDIKLPTLFWVRQGIFFCMMIGVFYLNSQVLVPRLLIRDQTSRYLLALVGVILFVLFILGCLENWFNLPILMHQAFHPDGKGQPKYYGWIQPGVFTVLLVLGISTSITLLQKWQTDANLRLALEQAKTTSELSFLKAQINPHFFFNTLNNIYALTLLDIETAREALHRLSRMMRYVLYETQSGTTLLSKEVSFVSDYIQLMQLRLTDKVTVTLSSPSPIHDQPIAPMILLPFVENAFKHGVSALHPSRIHIAIQQQQNKLLLDVQNTLFMDKTPSLETGNGIGLTNTRRRLDLLYPDHYTLHIDEQTPAGEYHVHLSLDLV, from the coding sequence ATGGCTGTCACTCGTTTTTCACGTCGCTACGTTACGCTGCTGATCCACATACTCGGCTGGGGCTTGCTGGGCTATCTGCTTTTCTTCACCCCGTCCTTTGGCTCAGACATCAAGCTACCCACCTTGTTTTGGGTCAGGCAGGGTATTTTTTTCTGCATGATGATTGGGGTTTTTTACCTGAATTCGCAGGTACTGGTTCCCCGGCTACTCATCCGTGACCAGACCAGCCGGTATTTACTGGCGCTGGTAGGCGTCATCCTTTTCGTCCTTTTTATCCTGGGTTGTCTTGAAAACTGGTTCAATCTGCCCATCCTTATGCACCAGGCGTTCCACCCGGATGGCAAAGGTCAACCTAAATATTACGGCTGGATTCAACCGGGGGTGTTTACGGTCCTGTTGGTATTGGGCATCAGTACGAGCATTACCCTGCTCCAGAAATGGCAGACCGACGCCAATCTCAGACTGGCGCTTGAACAGGCAAAAACAACGTCGGAACTCTCGTTCCTGAAAGCGCAGATCAATCCGCACTTCTTTTTTAACACGCTGAACAACATCTACGCCCTAACGTTGCTCGACATTGAAACCGCCCGCGAAGCATTGCACCGGCTCTCGCGTATGATGCGCTATGTGCTGTACGAAACTCAGTCGGGTACCACGCTCCTGAGCAAAGAAGTCTCGTTCGTGAGCGATTATATTCAACTGATGCAGCTTCGGCTCACCGATAAAGTAACCGTGACGCTCAGCTCGCCCAGTCCGATCCACGACCAGCCTATTGCGCCCATGATTCTGCTGCCGTTTGTGGAGAACGCGTTCAAACACGGCGTTAGCGCTTTGCATCCGAGTCGGATTCACATTGCCATTCAGCAACAGCAGAACAAGCTGTTGCTGGACGTTCAGAATACCCTGTTTATGGACAAAACCCCTTCGCTCGAAACGGGCAACGGCATTGGGCTGACCAATACCCGGCGACGGCTCGATCTGCTTTATCCCGATCACTATACGCTGCACATCGACGAGCAGACCCCCGCTGGCGAATACCATGTTCACCTGTCCCTCGACTTAGTATGA
- a CDS encoding LytR/AlgR family response regulator transcription factor, translating to MTLTCIAVDDEPLALGLVCAFIEKTPFLTLVGRYSSAVEALQGLMNGPVDVIFLDIQMPDLTGLELARVLERSNRSAHTTRIIFTTAFDQFALDGFRVDALDYLLKPFNYEEFLRAASKARQYFELVHRVEPAVAAPMIAAPKEESEDYLFLKVEYQLVRIPYRDILYIEGLKDYVKVYRQSEPDKPLLSLTSLKALEEKLPSSQFMRIHRSFIIALASINAVTRNSVQIGSTLIPVSDQYKDAFGQFISRWM from the coding sequence ATGACCCTGACCTGTATTGCTGTTGATGACGAACCGCTGGCCCTGGGCCTAGTTTGTGCATTTATCGAAAAAACACCCTTCTTGACGTTAGTGGGCCGGTATAGCAGTGCCGTTGAAGCCTTGCAGGGGTTGATGAACGGTCCGGTCGATGTTATTTTTCTGGACATCCAGATGCCGGATCTGACCGGACTGGAGCTGGCTCGTGTGCTGGAACGAAGCAACCGGAGCGCTCACACGACCCGGATCATCTTTACTACGGCGTTTGATCAGTTTGCGCTCGATGGTTTTCGGGTCGACGCGCTGGATTATTTATTGAAGCCCTTCAATTACGAGGAGTTCCTGCGGGCTGCCAGCAAGGCGCGTCAGTACTTTGAACTGGTGCACCGGGTCGAGCCAGCCGTTGCGGCTCCGATGATTGCCGCTCCCAAAGAGGAGTCGGAGGATTACCTGTTTCTGAAAGTAGAATACCAGCTGGTACGGATTCCTTACCGGGATATTTTGTATATCGAAGGGCTGAAAGATTACGTGAAAGTATACCGCCAGAGTGAACCCGATAAGCCCCTGCTGTCGCTAACGAGCCTAAAAGCACTCGAAGAGAAATTGCCCTCCAGTCAGTTTATGCGGATTCACCGATCGTTTATTATCGCCCTGGCGAGCATCAATGCCGTTACGCGAAACTCAGTACAGATCGGATCTACCCTGATTCCGGTCAGTGATCAGTACAAAGACGCTTTCGGTCAATTTATCAGCCGCTGGATGTAG
- a CDS encoding sialate O-acetylesterase, which yields MNGFTWSALVLSLMAVQTAMADVRLPNVFGSHMVLQRRKPVPVWGWADPGEKVTIAFNNQTKSTKAGTDGKWKIALDPMEAGGPFQLVVTGKKTKVAFDDVLLGEVWVCSGQSNMEWQLQSAANGKEEVKAANYPNIRHLMVNKAISLTPKDDIEGNWTVCSPQTAAVYTAVGYYFAQQLQHELNVPIGLINTTWGGTHSETWTSREALNQNDELRPVAGKLPKTYEEVIASGQERTRLLLEKQQGGLPTVAQERTWSDPTLNTDKWKSMNQPGDWEWGGLPTLDGIVWFRREVNIPDGATLSKVTLRFGSIDDKDSTFVNGQLVGSTKGLLPRSYAIPDGLLKPGRNVIVVRVVDDSGGGGLAGKPEDIKLSGENLDIPLAGQWKYRVAQVFPSSFKPGPNTYATQLFNAMLSPLIPYAIEGVIWYQGESNAGRAYQYRKAFPLMIQDWRQRWGSDFPFLFVQLASFNAGNGDSQHGSSWAELREAQTMTLQLPNTGMAVTVDIGDPNDIHPKNKLDVGKRLAAEAMRVAYSGSAKGESATGDASRGPMFEGVRVDGNKAVVTFKNVGSGLMVKDRYGYLKGFEVAGSDHQFHYAKADIQGNTVVVHADSVTSPVAVRYGWADDNSEANLYNQESFPAVPFRTDTWKGITEAAKFDDK from the coding sequence ATGAACGGTTTTACATGGAGTGCTTTAGTGCTGAGCCTGATGGCTGTACAGACGGCGATGGCCGATGTTCGCCTACCCAACGTATTCGGTTCGCACATGGTGTTGCAGCGACGGAAGCCGGTGCCGGTTTGGGGCTGGGCTGACCCCGGCGAAAAGGTGACGATCGCGTTCAATAACCAAACCAAATCGACAAAGGCGGGAACAGATGGAAAGTGGAAAATCGCGCTCGATCCAATGGAAGCGGGTGGACCTTTTCAACTGGTGGTGACGGGAAAGAAGACTAAGGTGGCATTCGACGATGTGCTGCTGGGTGAGGTTTGGGTTTGCTCCGGCCAATCGAATATGGAATGGCAGCTTCAATCGGCGGCCAACGGAAAAGAAGAGGTCAAAGCCGCGAACTACCCGAACATCCGCCATCTGATGGTGAACAAAGCAATCAGTTTGACGCCGAAAGACGACATAGAAGGTAACTGGACGGTTTGTAGTCCGCAAACAGCTGCCGTTTATACAGCTGTTGGTTATTATTTCGCCCAGCAACTGCAACACGAACTCAATGTGCCAATCGGCCTTATCAACACCACCTGGGGCGGAACCCATTCCGAAACCTGGACCAGTCGTGAAGCGTTAAACCAGAACGATGAACTCAGGCCGGTAGCGGGTAAACTGCCGAAAACCTACGAGGAGGTGATTGCGAGTGGACAGGAACGGACGCGACTGCTGCTGGAAAAGCAACAGGGTGGTTTGCCGACCGTCGCGCAGGAGCGTACCTGGTCCGATCCGACGCTCAACACCGATAAATGGAAGTCGATGAACCAGCCCGGTGATTGGGAGTGGGGCGGCCTGCCTACCCTCGACGGCATTGTCTGGTTTCGGCGCGAAGTCAACATACCGGATGGTGCGACGCTGAGCAAGGTAACGCTGCGTTTTGGGTCTATCGATGATAAGGATTCAACGTTCGTAAACGGGCAACTCGTTGGTAGTACAAAAGGCTTGCTACCTCGTTCGTACGCCATTCCTGATGGACTGCTCAAGCCGGGGCGGAATGTTATTGTGGTACGGGTTGTCGATGATAGTGGTGGGGGTGGTTTGGCCGGCAAGCCTGAAGATATAAAGCTGTCCGGCGAGAATCTGGACATTCCGCTGGCTGGTCAATGGAAGTACCGGGTGGCCCAGGTTTTCCCGTCGTCGTTCAAACCGGGACCGAATACCTACGCCACGCAATTGTTCAACGCCATGCTGAGCCCGCTGATTCCGTACGCAATCGAAGGGGTAATCTGGTATCAGGGCGAGTCGAATGCGGGTCGGGCCTACCAGTATCGGAAGGCGTTTCCGCTCATGATTCAGGACTGGCGGCAACGGTGGGGGAGTGATTTCCCGTTCCTGTTCGTACAGTTGGCCAGCTTTAACGCGGGTAACGGGGATAGCCAGCATGGGAGCAGTTGGGCCGAACTCCGCGAAGCGCAGACAATGACGCTTCAGCTACCCAATACGGGAATGGCCGTAACTGTTGACATTGGCGATCCGAACGATATTCACCCAAAGAACAAGCTTGATGTCGGAAAACGGCTCGCTGCCGAAGCCATGCGCGTAGCTTATTCAGGATCGGCTAAGGGCGAATCAGCGACGGGCGACGCGTCGCGCGGTCCTATGTTCGAGGGCGTGCGCGTTGATGGAAACAAGGCCGTTGTAACCTTCAAAAATGTTGGGTCGGGCCTGATGGTGAAAGACAGGTATGGCTACCTGAAAGGGTTTGAAGTTGCCGGGTCTGATCACCAATTTCACTACGCCAAAGCCGATATTCAGGGAAACACCGTTGTCGTTCACGCTGATTCCGTAACGTCGCCTGTTGCTGTGCGGTACGGTTGGGCCGATGATAATAGCGAGGCAAACCTCTATAACCAAGAGTCATTTCCGGCGGTACCCTTCCGCACCGACACCTGGAAAGGAATAACCGAAGCCGCTAAATTTGACGACAAGTAA